The following is a genomic window from Tripterygium wilfordii isolate XIE 37 chromosome 19, ASM1340144v1, whole genome shotgun sequence.
CCACAAAACCCCTCctaatgacatatatatatgaataagaaaCCCTAATAAGTCTAGAAAACCAAACAATACTTGAAAACAAATAAGGAAATCCAAAATAAACTAAAACACCTCCGCAGAGGGGTTAAATGTCGTTTTCTGGTCCTAATTAGAACTCTTCGACTGAGTTCTATCTGGGTTGCCCAAGGTGAATTTCAAATCAGTCCTTAAAAAGATGTTATGAGTCTCATAACTCTAAACGGATCAAAAATTACAGACACTTTTAGATTTACCAATAAACCACTAAACCGGACTTCATTTCTTGACCTTTCGACGCCCCAAAGTGGCCTTGGCTGTACCATTTCGGCATACGGCCCACTTACCGCCTCATGCCGGCATACGGCCCACTTACCGCCTCATGCCTTGCGAGCTagggtcacatagccttgccaggtccagtggatctagggctttcccagttacttttaacggcttttttctttctcttttttaaacaacattttttctcttttctaacCCGGCCACAATGGACAcggcccactgtctgctaacccaactccacaaaggaatgggctcttGTGCAGGCCCGCCTATGATAGTGTCGACAcggcccactgtctgctaacccaactccacaaaggaatgggctcttGGGCAGGCCCGCCTATGATAGTGTCAGCCCACGGGTCTGTACGTAGGCGCGTGCGATCTCAATGAAAGCtacaatgatgaatacccgctaCACGgaatgggggcccaagtctagcatcacaagtttgggcctaactctttATTGAAAACTCTTgataataggaggtttgtcctcccttataagctagactctaaatccaccatcttccgatgtgggattctcatcactcCCCCTCCACATGGGGTTGTAATTGTTCCACCACCCAACAGTTTCTTTATCATTTATatttggaataaatattaaGGAAGTccttgaattttcaaaaaaaagaccAATTGAGCACCTATCTATTTTTTAGTCAAATTAGCCCCTCAAATGATCCACCTTAGCCCTTccatatttatttgtttgtctATAAAAGAAAACGTCATCGAAGCTCAACAACTTCACAGAGGAAGTATTTTGGTCGAACCGTGGCAGCAAGTAAGGTCCCGCCATCCCAAAATCTACAATGTCAGATCTAGCACCACCCCTATCCAATCCCGCCGCTGATCCCTACGGCTATCTTGATCTGACACACCATCCCGACGGCACAATCACGCGGAAGGCCAGCAGCATCCCGACCATCTCATTCGCACCTGATCTCAGCCATTCCTCTCCGGTTCTCTTCAAAGACATCCCAATCAACCAATCAAAAAACAATTTGGCTCGCGTATTCGTGCCTCGAGAAACACTCGATTCTACTTCCACAAACGCACCACTCCCTCTAATCTTGTACTATCATGGCGGCGGGTTTGTTATCACAACTGCAGCTACATGCTTGTctcatgatttttgttttaacatTGCCTTACAACTCTCTGCCGTGGTTATCTCCGTCGATTACCGCCTAGCCCCTGAGCACCGCCTGCCTGCAGCCTATGATGACGCCATGGAAGCGTTGCACTGGATTAAAACCGCCGACGACGATTGGCTGAGAAAACATGCTGATCTTAACAACTGTTTCGTCATGGGCACCAGTGCAGGTGCTAACATTGCCTACCATGCCTGTTTAGGTGCAGTTACACAAGTCAACGATCTTTTGCCTTTGAAGATCAAGGGGTTGGTATTGCATCACCCATTTTTTGGTGGGGTTAAGAGGACTGAATCGGAGTTGAGATCGGTCAACGATGCAGTTTTGCCTCCTGCTGTTAGTGATTTGATGTGGGAACTTTCATTGCCAATAGGAGTTGACCGCGATCACGAGTATTGCAATCCAACCGCGGGAGGAGGGTCAAAGATGTTGGATAAGATGGGATTGCTGGGTTGGAAAGTATTGGTGACGGGGTGTGATGGGGACCCGCTGATTGATCGTCAAATTGCGGTGGCGAAGATGATGGAGGAGAAGGGTGTACAAGTGAAGAGTCATTTCAGTGTCGGAGATTACCATGGTGCGGATCTAGTGGATCCGTCCAAGTCCACGGCGCTGTTCATCGCATTAAAAAGCTTTTTAATGTCTCCAATGGCAGATTAAGATATCTATTTTGCTTCGCATTGGTTATTTGCgatgtttcaaatttcagtGGGTTTGATTTGTAAGTTCTTTCGGTTTACATGTCGTCGTGATGTTTCATGTTTCATTTGGACTTGAATGAATAAATTGGAAATTAGTTACGGCATTTATCAATAATCGCTtttcaataatattatttttttgcggATTTTCATCGACTACAAGTCACTTTTTGACTTGTGACTTGTGACTTTTCCCTCCTCCAAAGCTTTCAGCACTCTGCACTTCAAGCGGACTGATGAGTTTTTCAATCAATCGCTGTTCATTATTTGAGTTGGGCCGAATTTGTTTAATCTGGAATGGGCCCATAAGTCATTTTTAGACAATTTCAACAACCTGGAGAACTTTTGGTCTAATCCAATCTAAATTTCAACTCCAAAGCCCAGAGCTAATGGGACGTTATCTAATTCCCAATTCAATCAAGCTCTAAAAGCCCAcactaaaattaaaatatgatcAGAACAGTAGGATCGAGTGAATTAAATCTTAGTCCAAGAATGGCCTAATCCAAAGCAAATGAGGCCTAGTAAgtgtatttctttttttctaagCCCAATAAATGTATTTCAATTTGGCAACGTGGGTAGGATAATTGAGGAACATATAAATTTGACATATCATGAGAAACATTGATCGTGATATGTTCATGTCGTGATCAAGGCAGAAGAAAGAAactaaattcaattttttttttccttttttttgtaaGAACTAAAGTTGTACTTTGAATTACCCTCTCGATCACCAGTTTCCTGATCTTCATTGTAAAATTACTATAACTGGACAATTTCGAAAAGCCTATTAATTGTCTGCTTCGTACCATTCACAACTTATGCATGGAGCCATGCACCACCACTACACAGCcacaaaataattaaacaattattaaaaaaaaaaaaaaactaacatatACATCCGTATACGTACTAATCTAAGGTTAACTTTTAATATGTATATACGTGGGTGGATTGATATGCATGCATGACAATTGGAAGGAAGATCTAATTAGTCTAACTTTACATAATTGAAGATATTAAGCTTCTCTTCACTGGTCCAAACAGACTACTCCAGAATATGACTTCCAGAGGCCGTAACTACCGGCAAATGGTTCATTATAACAATGACAAATTGGTAATAACCATGCCCAGTATGCAAAGTCCCTAGGTAACTCTGAATATATGAATTCATCTATAAACTTCTTTACAATCAAAAAatgatttaaaagaaaatgacatgcTGAATCTAGGACAGGATGTATAAGTGAATCAATAAGTTTAGCAGGTAAATAAAGTGAATAAACCCTTCTCTTGcttatcaggaaaaaaaaaaaaaaaaaaaaaaaaaaaaaaaaaaaaaaaaaaaaaaaaaaaccccttctCTTCATATATAGAGATATGCTTACAGGTTCTAGCCATCATAAGTTAGTCAAGATTACGCTCCCCAACAACTAAAGCAGTGCAAGCTGGTATTGCAGGTCGAGAAATTTATTCTCAACTATTTTACAGAGAATGGTGTATCCTTCCCATTGAGCAATATTCACTATCAACGACCAAAATTGAAAGGGAACATGTATGTGCCAAATTTAACAGTAAAAAGATCGAGTGCCCAACCTGCCTTTTGCAACATGCAACGCAAGACAGGATACATGAGACTGATGATGGGACCGCGCTTTATGTAATGACTGTGGGCTTCTCCCTTCCTGTGAAGTCCCGAAGCTTTGATACAGTTAACGCCAGATCTAAAACATGACCAAATAGATTAGGAATAGAATGTCACCAAAGCTTACATAAACAAATTGGTAATGATCTAACCTATCAATGGTTTCAGGGCTGTTTGGGCATCCAATTCATGTTTAGAGGCATCGGGTTCAAACTGTTCAATGTACAGTCTGACAGTTGCCCCCGCTGATCCTGTTCCCTGTAAATAAAGGAAGTCAAAGTTATTGGAGACACATAAGCATATGGAAGCTAAAAGAAACAATAGAAGAGGACAGATAAAATCACAAACTGATAAACGAAATATTATCCTCGATCCATCTGTAAAAACAAACCGAACACCCTGCTTTGATACCACGCTTCCGTCCACCTGATAATTGGATAACGTGGTGGTTATATTCTAAAAAGAAATCATAGCTAAAGAGGAAGTGCTGGCACATGTATGGTAGCAAAAACTCACAGGATCAGTGTACGTGAAGTCATCAGCAAATTGAAGAACATAATTCCCTACCGAAGTAAACAATATGTCAAACTTTGTAAGGCAAAGCTTGTGAATAAATTGGAAAGAATTTCAGCTGCACTTACCATATTTATCGCCTGTCTTGCTCTGAGAGATCAATTCTCTCAGATATTCAATCATTTGATTGGCTCCCTTAGATTCACATTCCTGGAAAAGGACTTTGACAAATCAAAAAACTAAACGTCTTGCACAAACAATCCAAGTACCCTATTCTACGAAAAAGATGTCTTGCTTGTACGATGTAACTATAAAAATTGTGAAGGTGTGCAAAAGGAAGTTACAGTGGTTACTTCATAGTCATATCTAGAGAAGAAATTTCTTCCATATGTTTCCCAATGCTCTTTCACTATGTCAGAGACTGATACTAACTTGTCTCCTGTTCTATTCCCTTTGTTTCTGTGGGCAATAAGCGAAAGCCAAGCTAACACAGCCCTGCCATTCAGAAAATCAGCAGTCATTTCACATACTTGCAAAATAATGTTGGCAAAAGAATAAATATCTGTTAGTCTTATGAAACAACattatcaaaatcaaatacgAGTCAGTTAAATCGCTAGCCCAAAGACATATAGTAATGTCATTAAGGATGGAGCGGGATAGTCTGCCACTGCCAACttgatttattatatatatacagtaaTGTCGTTAAAGATGGAACGGGACAGTCCACCAGCTTGATTTATTGCATGCATTTGACCCAAATTCTGCGGGATGATCAAAACATTATTGTGATGCACTTTATTTTTTGATGAAAAGCAGAACAATTACATCAAATTAAAATGGTATGTGGCAAATGTACTTAAAATTGTGTTTGGACAGTTTGACAGACCTACCAATTTAACATAACCCAATTGAAAATCAACAACCTGTACAAAGCATACTAACACACAGCCAACTCTAAGGGATCACACTATATGGCTTTGATTAGTTTTGTCAGATTTAATGGTAAAGAATGTTATATGCTTGGATAAATATCTTCAAACAATTTAGCAGAAAAGTATAAGACTTTTGGATAGCTAGGCAACAAGATGGGGAAACAATTAAAAGAACGAATATTATGGGTGGACCTAAACATGGAAAATCAAGGAGAATGGCAGAATGCTACAAAACAAACAGGGCAGTGTAACAAGCAAAAGTAGCTGCTGAATTTAACAGCTAAGAAACAATTGTAACAGATTGATGCATGTTAATACCGTGCCCAAAAAATAAGTGATGAGAGTTACCATATGCCATCCTTCTCACGAATGTGATCAGAACCAGTCCCAAAACTTTCTTCCCCACAAATCGACAACTTTCCAGCATCCATAAGATTACCAAAAAATTTCCAACCTGTGGGGACCTGACATAAGGTTGACATTtgattaaaagagaagaatcaatgTGAACATATAACCATGATCCTATTACACggccttttccttttcctttttttcttttaacaaaTATTGCAAGGAAACTTTCAAACCTCAAAAAATGGAAGATTCAGCTTTTCAGCAACACGATCAAGTGCACCACTTGTTGGCATGGACCGTGCTAGACCCTGAGAATTGAAAGTATCCATTTAAAtaagaaaatttaaataaaaaatagaaatataaaGGCACAGTCTCACACCTTAGGGCCACTTTGGAAGTATGGAATGGCTTTCTGAGCATTGGCAGCAATAATTGCAACAGAATCTGATGGAGTAACAAAAAACCCTCTCCCTAGAATCATATTTCTATCACCATCTCCTGAATATAACAGAAGAAGCCGGTTGTAAGTCAACGTAAATATAAATCCCAGACCAACTACACAGCCATATTGCAAATAATCAATGCCAAAAATCAAGGTTTTATTCTAGGTAGCACGGACTCGACTGAGTTGATGAAGAGTCTAGGCCCAATACGTACTCAAGGTGAAGTCGAACTCGACTCAACTGAGTTCATGTCGGACCCGGTCAAAACAAGTGAAACAATCAAAAAGGGCTCTGACTCGTCACGACTCTAACTGATGAGTTTGTTTCTAAGTTCCTTTCAAAGAGCCATCACAACTCCTTATGAGAAAATTGAATATCGTAcaaattcaattatatatacCATCTAAATTACTACTAATAGTCACCGAAGCTATTTTACAACATTTTTCCTGGTCTTCAATGTGTATATGTAAGTGCAATACAATACTATTTAAGTTGCATTGCTTTCGTCGAGCACATTCAACTATAGTGTTAACTGTCACAAAAAAATCATAAGAGGCAAAAAAGTGGGAAAAAATAAAGCTATAGGACAGAATACTTTTCAACcagaaaaagatgaaaaaagagACATACAAAAAATATTTGGACTACTGGAAATATCCCAAAGATTTGAGAATCGAAATTTATATTACACtaactacttgtttcaaacgcTCAAAGCAGATGATGAAAAGGTGAACAAAAAATTCAGAATCCAGTTATTCATTGATTTCACATACCATCACTTGCAGCCCCAAAATCTGGCCCGTTGTCACTATACATAATGTTGACCAAATCCTTAGCATATCTGTCTCATAATTTCACTCAAAGTTAGtaat
Proteins encoded in this region:
- the LOC119985011 gene encoding probable carboxylesterase 120; protein product: MSDLAPPLSNPAADPYGYLDLTHHPDGTITRKASSIPTISFAPDLSHSSPVLFKDIPINQSKNNLARVFVPRETLDSTSTNAPLPLILYYHGGGFVITTAATCLSHDFCFNIALQLSAVVISVDYRLAPEHRLPAAYDDAMEALHWIKTADDDWLRKHADLNNCFVMGTSAGANIAYHACLGAVTQVNDLLPLKIKGLVLHHPFFGGVKRTESELRSVNDAVLPPAVSDLMWELSLPIGVDRDHEYCNPTAGGGSKMLDKMGLLGWKVLVTGCDGDPLIDRQIAVAKMMEEKGVQVKSHFSVGDYHGADLVDPSKSTALFIALKSFLMSPMAD